GCTGCGCGTGGCCCGCAGGATCTCGGCGACGTCGCGGAAGGAGGACGCGTTCTGCAGGCGGTCCTCCTCCGGGACCCGGACGTCGGTGAGGGTGATGTCCGCGTTCTCGACGATGCGCAGGGAGGTCTTGTGGGCGATCTTCTCGGCCTTGAACCCCGGTGTGCCCCTGCCGACGACGAATCCCTTGACCTGGTCGTCCTCGACGTCCCGGGCCCACACGACGACGTGGTCGGCGAAGGTGGCGTTGCCGATCCAGCGCTTGGCCCCGTTGAGCACCCACGTGTCGCCGTCGCGCCGGGCGGTGGTGCGCATGCCGGCCGCTATGTCGGAGCCGTCGAGCGGCTCCGTGAGCGCGAAGGCGCCGATGGTGTCCATCCTCGCCATGCCGGGCAGCCAGCGGTCGCGCTGGGCCTGGTCGCCGCCGGCGTGGATCGCGTACATGGCGAGGCCGTTGTGCACGCCGAAGAAGGTGGCGACCGAAGCGTCGACACGGCTCATCTCCATCGCCATCATCCCCGTCAGCAGGTGGCCGGCGGCGGGGCCGTGCTCGCCGTAGCCCTCGTAGGGCAGCCCGACCAGACCGCTCTCACGGAACCGGGTGATCAGCTCTTCGGGGAAGGTGCCCTCGGCCCAGTGCCGGGCCACCAGGGGCTGGACCTCGTCGCGCATGAACGCCCGCGTCCTGAGCAGGACCTTGCGCTCCTCCTCCGTCAAGGAGGCCTCGAAGTCGTAGAAGTCGGCGGCGTTGCGCTGTTCCGTGGGAGAAGTCATGGGGCCCTTCTTCCACGCCCGCGCCGTGCGATGCGTGGCCGCGGCGGTGCCCTGCCCGTCCCCGCGCACAGCCCCTGCGGACGCCGAGCGGCTCACCGGCCGCCCGCCGGCCCGCACCACCGGGGGACCGTGAAGGACACGGCGCGCACCGGGCGGGGAACGGCCTGGGCGGCGGGCGGGGCCCCGCGCCGGTGCCACCGACGGCATCGCCCGGTACGCGGTCGGGTGCTCCTCGGAGCCGACCACGGACGCGCCCCCGAACCGGTCGCCGGGGGCGCGGGGCTCACGGTCGACGGCGAGCTGTCGCGGGCGGACCGGGAGGGCCCGGCAACGGCCCCGGGCTCCGGCCCTTGCGGGCAGGGGTCCGGCCCGTCACGAACCGGACCGCGGTACGGCGTAGTAGAGGCGCAGCCCGTCCAGCGGCACGGACGGCCAGTGGCGGGCGTACCCCGGCGGCCGGGAGTCCGGCGTCACCAGCGTGGCCACCGGGGTGTGCCGGGCGGTGCGGGTGATGGCGCCGGCCGTGCTGTTGGCGTTGTGCCCGGCGGTGGCGGCCGAGGAGCAGCCGGCGTAGAAGGCCACCGGAATGGCCTCGTGCCCGGTGAGCAGGCAGGGCGGGCGGACACCGAGGCCGTGCAGGGTGGCGGCGGTGCGGGACCAGGTCCGGTGGGACGTGGTGGTGTGGTCCACGGTGTGCGCCAGGACGACCAGTTGCACCGCGAGGTGGGCCGCGAGCCCGAGCGCCACCAGCGTCACGGCCACCGGCCGCGGGCCGCGGCGCGGCGCGGTCGCCAGGTGGACGAGCGCGTCGGCGACGGGGATCGCGCACAGGGCGTAGGCGGGCAGCAGGAAGCGGGGCGCCGCGTAGCCGAGCATGAACAGGTAGGGGAAGGCGGCCGTCGCGGCGCAGGCGAGCGTCAGCAGGGTGGCCGTCGTCCGCCGGGCGCGGACCGCGACCGCCAGGCCGAGCACGGCGAGCAGGGGCAGGACGAACCACCAGGCGGTCACCGCCGGGTGGGGCGGCGGGACCGTGCACGGCCGGCACAGGGTCCGCCCGCCCAGGCTGCGCAGCTGGTCGTCGACGGCGAGGTGCAGTCCGAGGCCGCCCTGGATCTCCGATCCCTCGGCCAGGCGGCGGCCGAGCCCGCCGAAGCCGACGTACGCCTCGACCACCCATTCGGCCGCCCCGGCCGCCAGTCCGGCCAGGAGGACGAGCAGCGTGCGCCGGTGGCGGCGCGGCAGGCCGAGGGCGAGCAGCGGCAGGGTGACCCAGACCGCGTCCATGGGCCGCATCCACGCCATCAGCGCGCCGCTCACGGCCAGCCCCCACCACGCGGCCCGGTCCCGGCCCGGACCCCTCGCCCCGCTCACGCCGGGCGGACGGCCGGAGTCGGCGCGGGCGCGCAGGAAGCAGGCGACGGCGGCCAGGGCGCCGACGGCCACCCAGTAGTTGGGCATGGCCTGCGGGCCGTAGAAGAGGGTCACCCACAAGGAGGCGAACAGGGCACCGGCGAGGGTGAGGACGCGGACGGGGAAGAGCCCCCGCCACGCCCGCAGGGCCAGGAACAGGGCGAGCCCGGACAGGACCGCCAGGTGGACGCGCAGCAGGACCGTGGAGGACGACCAGGAGGCGACGGGCGCGACGAGCAGGGTGACGCCCCGCGCGCGGGGTGCGCTGAAGTAGGCCGCGGGCGCGTGCCCGCTGACCTGGCTGACGTACACCGTCTCGTCCCAGCCCAGGCCCATGCCCGGGCGGACGAGGAGGAGCTGGGCCAGGGTGAAGGCGGCCGCCAGGGCCGCCAGCGGCCGGTCGGCGCGGGTCCACCGGGTGCCCGCGGCGGCGCGGCGCGAGCGCTCGCGCCGGGTCCCGGCGAGTGTGGCGTGTGCGCTGTCGGCCATCATCACCCCTCCGTCCCCACGGCGTGCGGGATCGCTGGCTCCCGCAGCCCGCAGGGCCGAGGGCGGAGGCGGGGAGAACACGGCCAAATTAACGCGGACCGCTCGCTCCCGCCTCGCGGGCGCGGCCGGCCGGGCCACGGCCCCGCCGGTGGGGCGCACGGACGGCGCTCCCCGCCCTCCGCGGGATGCGCGCAGCGGCCTTCCGCGGCCGTCGCCCGGCTCCCGGCACCGGTCCGTCCCCGGCTCCCGCCCTCACCGGCGGCCCGCTCGTTCGGCGAGCGCGGCGTACCACTGGTGGGTGTCCCGCCCCGCGGGGCGGTCGTGTCCGTGCCTGTCCGCCTGCTGCCGTGCGATGCGCCGCAGTTCGCCGAGCGGATCGCGGCCGGGCGGCAGACGCCGGCCGGCCGGTGCCAGGGCGCGGGCGACGGTCAGGTACTTGTGGGTTTCGAGGGTGTCGGGGTGGTCGGGTCCCAGTTCGCGTGTTCGCCGGGCGGCGACCGCGTCGTATTCGTGTCCGGCTTCCCGCCAGCGTTCCTGGCAGGCGACGGCCCGGGCGAGCATGCACCGGATGTGCAGGCGCAGCGACGGGTCGGCGTGCGGGTGCTGCGCGATGCGGGCGCCGAGGTCGCGCAGCCGGGCCTCGCCTTCGGCGAAGCGGGCCGTCTTGACCGGGCCCGGCCCAGCGGGCGGCGGGTGGGGAACGTGTCCGGATGGCCGGGCCGTAGGTCCGTGCCTCGCCCCGGCCCGGTTCCTCCAGCAGGGCGGCCTGCCGGAAGCGGCCGGGTTCCAGGGTGCGCGGGCCTGCGCGCGGCGAACGCCGAGGACGGCCGGGCGAAGGGGGCCCAGGGTCGCCGCCAGCGGACCGGCGGTGTCCGCGAGCCTCTGCGCCGCGCGTTCGTGTCCGAACCGGTCGGCGGCCCGGCCTCCCACAGCACCTCGGTCATGGTGTCGGCGCCTCCCGCGCGCGGTGCCGCCCCGCGGATCACCGGAAGGCACCCGGGCGCCGCCCGGGGTCCGTACCGGCCGCGGGCCGTGTCAGACGCAGTACCAGCCGATACAGGTGCTGGCCGCCGCGCCCGCGCGGTCCGGGATCTCCTGCTCCAGTTCGCCGATGACGAGGTCGGGCTCCTCCTCGGCGGACGGCCGGGTCTCCGGGCGGGCCTGTGCTTCGTGCGTGGTGGCCTGAATCACGATGATCCTCCTGGGGGCAAGAGACGATCGGGAGGTGACGCGCGACCCGGCCGAGCTTTAGGCGCCCGCGGACCGGCAGCGCAGGGTCCGCGTGCGTCAGTTTGCGCCAAGTAGCGCGCATGGGGTGCGACTTGTCCCGCGGGTGCCGTCACTCAGCACCCGGATGCCCCCTTCGTGTCCCCCTCCGTGTCCGAGGAGGGCGCGGGGGGCCGCCCGGAGTAGGCCGCCCACCGCCCGCCGTGCCGGACCACGGTGACGGGCCGTCCGAAGCACTGCGTCAGCCGTTCCCCGGTCAGCACCTCGCCGACGGGGCCGCCGGCCAGGACCCGGCCCTCCCGCAGCAGCAGCGCGTGGCCGACCGCGGGGGACAGCTCCTCCAGGTGGTGGGTCACCGTCACGCTGGACAGCTCCGGCCGGGTCGCGGCCAGCCTCTGCAAGGCCTCGACGAGGTCCTCGCGGGAGGGCAGGTCCAGCGCGTTGAACGGCTCGTCCAGCAGGAGCAGGCGCGGCGCCGCCATCAGCGCCCTGGCGATCAGGACGCGCGCTCGCTGGCCGCCCGAGCACACCCCGTAGGGCCGGTCGGCCAGGTCCTCGATCCCCAGTTCCGCGAGGAGTTCGTACGCGCGCTGGCGCACTTCGCCGTCGTAGGTGGCCCACAGCGGCTGCACCGTGCCGCTGTGGCCGGTCAGCACGATCGTGTGCGCGGTGGCGTCCTGCGGCACGCGCTGGGCCGGGGTGACGTGGCCGATGCGGGCGCGCAGTTCGCGGACGTCCACCCGGCCCAGACGGCACCCCAGCAGTTCGACGCTCCCGGAGGTCGGGTGCATCAGCGCTCCCAGCAGCCGCAGCAGCGTGGTCTTGCCGGCGCCGTTGGCGCCGAGCAGCGCCCAGTGCTCCCCCGCCCGCACCGTCCATCCGATGTCCGTCAGGATGGTCCGGCCGCTGGTGTGACGGCGGACGTCCACGTCCTCCAGGGACACCACCACGTCCTGCGCCGCACGCTTGCGGTCGGTCGGCACCTCGGTCACGGCCACGCTCCTCTCGCCTCGACGGGATCACGGGGATCCCGGGAGCATCCTGCCGTCCGGGCGGCGGGGCCGTGAGACCGGCCCGGCCGGTATGCGCTCCCGGGCGGTGCGTCCGCGCACGCCTCGGGAACGCGCCCCCGGCGCACGCCGTATGCCGACGCGCAGGGGCGTGCACCCGAGGGCCCGCATCATCCGCCGCCCGCTCGGACAGCCTTAGGACACCCCTGCGGGCCCCTGATGACTGCTGAGGAGTTCCGGTGACGGATCGTGCGGAGTCGGTCGAATCGATGGAACAGCTCGCCACGGTCTGGCGGGCCATGGTGCTCGACCGGAATCCGGAGGCGGACGTGCGGGACCTCCCGGGCATCGCCGTGCGCTGGGCCGACTGCCGGTTCGCGTTCTGGAACTGCGTCACGCTGACCGACACGGGAGCGGACGCCGGCCTGCTGGAGCGGCGCCTGCGCGAGGCGGTGGACGTCATGCGCTCGAAGCGGCGTCCCGGCTTCCTGTGGCTCTTCGAGGACCTGCTGGCCCCGGAGGCACGCGCGAGGCTGGAGCGGACCGCGGAGGAGGCGGGCCTCCAGTACGCCTTCCCCGGCACCGGCATGGCCGGCGACCTGCTCCCCCTTCCCGAACCGGCCCACCCCGAGCTGACCTTCGCGCGCGTGAGCACCGACGAGCACCTGCGGGCCTACGCCGACCTCAACTCGCGCGCCTACGGCTTCCCCCTGGAGGACGGCCGCGACGGGCTCGAAGGCTCCCGGCTGTGGAAGAAGGACGTGCACGCCTACCTGGGGCTGCGGGACGGGGTCCCGGTGACGTGCGCGGGAACGGTGGAGGCCGGGGGCCGCCTGTTCGTGGTGCTCGTCGCCACGCGCCCGGACTGCGAGCGCCGGGGCTACGGCGAGGCGGTGACCCGCAAGGCGCTGTACGAGGGCGCCCGGGCCACCGGTCTCACCCGCGCCACCCTGCACGCGACCGCGGCCGGGGCGCCGGTGTACCCGCGTATCGGTTTCAGGCCGAACTCACCGATCCGCTTCTACGGCCTGAAGGGCTGAGCTCCCCCGGCGCCCGCACCTGCCCGCCGCGTGTCCCGCGGCGCCGGTGCCCGCGCGGGGACCCGGGGCACGACGACGTGGAACCGCAGGAGGAGAGACATGACCGACACCGTCCGAGTGGACGCCGACGGCGTGGTGGACGTGGGGCTGACCGCCCTGATGGCCGCCGCGGCGCGGGCCATCGAGGCGTCCCGGCCCGATGCGCTGGCCCGGGACACGTTCGCCGAGCACTTCGTCCGGGCGGCGCCCGCCTGCGCCGGCTGGCCGCGACGCCCGGAGGACGTGCCCGACGCGGAGGCCGATCCGCTGTGGGGCCGTCTGGCCCGCTTCTTCGCGCTGCGCACCCGGGTCTTCGACGACTTCCTGCTGTCCGGGGCCGCCGCCGGCAGCCGTCAGGTGGTCCTGCTCGGTGCCGGTCTCGACACCCGCGCCCACCGGTTGCCGTGGCCGGACGACTGCGTGGTCTTCGAGATCGACCGGGAGCAGGTGCTCGCCTTCAAGCAGTCCGTCCTGGACTCCCTGGGCGCCGCACCGCGTGCCGAGCGCGTCGCCGTCGCCGCCGACCTGCGCGAGGACTGGATCGGCGCGCTGGTCGCGGCCGGCTTCGATCCGGCACGGCCGTCGGTCTGGCTCGCCGAGGGGCTCCTG
This is a stretch of genomic DNA from Streptomyces sp. TG1A-8. It encodes these proteins:
- a CDS encoding acyl-CoA dehydrogenase family protein, which translates into the protein MTSPTEQRNAADFYDFEASLTEEERKVLLRTRAFMRDEVQPLVARHWAEGTFPEELITRFRESGLVGLPYEGYGEHGPAAGHLLTGMMAMEMSRVDASVATFFGVHNGLAMYAIHAGGDQAQRDRWLPGMARMDTIGAFALTEPLDGSDIAAGMRTTARRDGDTWVLNGAKRWIGNATFADHVVVWARDVEDDQVKGFVVGRGTPGFKAEKIAHKTSLRIVENADITLTDVRVPEEDRLQNASSFRDVAEILRATRSGVAWQALGVMIGAYELALRYATERQQFGRPLAGFQLVQDLLVKSLGNITSSWGMLSQLARLQDAGVFRDEHSSLAKAHVTARMREVVAWAREIFGGNGIVLEYDVARFFADAEAIYSFEGTREMNTLIVGKAITGQSAFV
- a CDS encoding ABC transporter ATP-binding protein; translation: MPTDRKRAAQDVVVSLEDVDVRRHTSGRTILTDIGWTVRAGEHWALLGANGAGKTTLLRLLGALMHPTSGSVELLGCRLGRVDVRELRARIGHVTPAQRVPQDATAHTIVLTGHSGTVQPLWATYDGEVRQRAYELLAELGIEDLADRPYGVCSGGQRARVLIARALMAAPRLLLLDEPFNALDLPSREDLVEALQRLAATRPELSSVTVTHHLEELSPAVGHALLLREGRVLAGGPVGEVLTGERLTQCFGRPVTVVRHGGRWAAYSGRPPAPSSDTEGDTKGASGC
- a CDS encoding GNAT family N-acetyltransferase; amino-acid sequence: MTDRAESVESMEQLATVWRAMVLDRNPEADVRDLPGIAVRWADCRFAFWNCVTLTDTGADAGLLERRLREAVDVMRSKRRPGFLWLFEDLLAPEARARLERTAEEAGLQYAFPGTGMAGDLLPLPEPAHPELTFARVSTDEHLRAYADLNSRAYGFPLEDGRDGLEGSRLWKKDVHAYLGLRDGVPVTCAGTVEAGGRLFVVLVATRPDCERRGYGEAVTRKALYEGARATGLTRATLHATAAGAPVYPRIGFRPNSPIRFYGLKG
- a CDS encoding SAM-dependent methyltransferase; the protein is MTDTVRVDADGVVDVGLTALMAAAARAIEASRPDALARDTFAEHFVRAAPACAGWPRRPEDVPDAEADPLWGRLARFFALRTRVFDDFLLSGAAAGSRQVVLLGAGLDTRAHRLPWPDDCVVFEIDREQVLAFKQSVLDSLGAAPRAERVAVAADLREDWIGALVAAGFDPARPSVWLAEGLLPYLPPAAEREVLATVHAHSGPGSALGCEVKHGVDPAGQRDYPIYAAARERAGIDLLALFSAEPRPDSAAELAARGWATSVHSPFDFTRRHGRGPQPAEHDALAANRWILATRPPVRPPARHRLDG